One genomic segment of Dysosmobacter sp. Marseille-Q4140 includes these proteins:
- a CDS encoding NADH peroxidase produces the protein MQLIFYVNRGFSSVPRRRTAKPFGYFTGECTEVGMYLAMARVAHREGYPEIGLYWEKAAYEEAEHAAKFAELLGEVVTDSTKKNLEMRVDAENGATAGKFELAKKAKELNLDAIHDTVHEMARDEARHGKAFEGLLKRYFG, from the coding sequence GTGCAACTGATTTTTTATGTGAATAGGGGATTTTCATCTGTTCCCCGGCGCCGAACGGCGAAGCCGTTTGGCTACTTCACCGGCGAGTGCACCGAGGTGGGCATGTACCTGGCCATGGCCCGTGTGGCCCACCGGGAGGGCTACCCCGAGATCGGCCTGTACTGGGAGAAGGCCGCCTATGAGGAGGCCGAGCACGCCGCCAAGTTCGCCGAGCTGCTGGGCGAGGTGGTGACCGACTCCACCAAGAAGAACCTGGAGATGCGTGTGGACGCCGAGAACGGCGCTACCGCCGGCAAGTTCGAGCTGGCCAAGAAGGCGAAGGAGCTCAACCTCGACGCCATCCACGACACCGTTCATGAGATGGCTCGCGACGAGGCCCGTCACGGCAAGGCTTTCGAGGGCCTGCTGAAGCGCTACTTCGGCTAA
- a CDS encoding site-specific integrase: MGTESSASVFQLASGMWAFRYTFTKNGKRVSKQVSKDESGNPLKSRRAATRARQIAIDNELNARKPKPTVRKTVQEVYQEYCANGRSDRAYTTKRKQDSLWKNHLCARFGERYIDEISAAEVVDYLTELYCSRGLSYRYVEGFLKMFYLLFGQAYSRNYLDVDSYNKLCVNKDTKIHMPKLKTDDDLDIVSFNREELVVLDDYFHGTNAETAYLLGRYCGLRINECYGLKWSNVDLKNGTILIDRQMQYQQGRIKLVSLKTRNAKRTIQMCDKLKVYFQGLAERREQDQFRLADLREQNQRIIEDLDGSKISSTELVNCLPDGKIQTVNSMKFHTRAVKAKCGIMFKYHYLRHTYGTMMAELNTPQHLLCSQMGHGNIQVTQRYYIALSKAGIDILRENLNRL, from the coding sequence ATGGGAACTGAAAGCAGCGCAAGCGTATTCCAGCTTGCAAGCGGGATGTGGGCGTTTCGCTACACCTTCACCAAAAATGGGAAACGGGTATCAAAACAGGTCAGCAAAGATGAAAGTGGAAATCCGCTGAAAAGTCGGAGGGCAGCAACCAGGGCGCGGCAAATTGCCATTGACAATGAATTGAATGCCCGCAAGCCAAAGCCCACGGTACGGAAAACTGTTCAAGAGGTCTATCAAGAATACTGTGCCAATGGCCGAAGTGACCGGGCATACACCACCAAACGCAAGCAAGACAGCCTTTGGAAAAACCACCTTTGCGCCCGGTTTGGGGAGCGGTACATTGATGAAATCAGCGCGGCGGAGGTGGTGGACTACTTGACGGAGTTGTATTGCAGCCGGGGTCTCTCCTATCGCTATGTGGAGGGCTTCTTGAAGATGTTCTATCTGCTCTTCGGGCAAGCCTATTCCCGGAACTATCTCGATGTGGACAGCTACAACAAGCTCTGTGTCAACAAAGATACGAAAATCCACATGCCAAAACTGAAAACGGATGATGATTTGGATATTGTGTCATTCAACCGGGAAGAGCTTGTTGTGCTGGATGATTACTTCCACGGTACCAACGCGGAAACGGCGTACTTGCTGGGCCGGTATTGCGGTCTGCGTATCAATGAGTGCTACGGCCTGAAATGGTCGAATGTTGATCTGAAAAACGGCACGATTTTGATTGACCGACAAATGCAATACCAGCAGGGGCGTATCAAGCTGGTGTCCCTCAAAACCCGCAACGCAAAGCGTACAATCCAGATGTGCGACAAATTGAAAGTGTACTTTCAAGGTCTGGCGGAGCGGCGGGAGCAAGACCAGTTCCGCCTTGCTGACTTACGGGAACAGAACCAGCGTATTATTGAGGATTTGGACGGGAGTAAAATTTCCTCCACGGAGCTTGTGAACTGTCTGCCTGATGGGAAAATCCAGACGGTGAACTCCATGAAGTTCCACACGCGGGCGGTTAAGGCCAAATGCGGGATAATGTTCAAATATCATTATCTGCGCCACACATACGGGACTATGATGGCGGAGCTGAATACACCCCAGCACCTACTTTGTTCGCAAATGGGGCACGGCAATATCCAGGTCACACAGCGGTATTATATCGCCCTCTCCAAAGCGGGGATTGATATTCTGCGGGAAAATCTCAATCGGCTATAA
- a CDS encoding WYL domain-containing transcriptional regulator, whose translation MARAEKQKVKTLFVAKYFLENSDENHPVTAGDIVDYLREECGIDVERRAIYRDIAALRDVYGMDIAGGQGGKYRLLSRQFEFDDLRLLAECVHAAKFISASKAKELVQTISEFCSIYQAEELQKEVFLCDRVKTTRNNILLTVGVIYAAMATKQDGKPHTPQKITFKYLKYTLQNKGEQVERRKGATYKVSPYKLLINEGNYYLLAFDDKAQDMRTYRIDRMKEVNAVDEPREGAKVFAELDMESYTRRVFSMFGGTQKRVSIRFINSLLDTAIERFGTSPDVFYRQDDEKHFVVTANVEVSDQFFAWVCGFRKRAAIINPPDVVESMKKFLEDIETRYQVEES comes from the coding sequence ATGGCAAGAGCAGAAAAGCAAAAAGTGAAAACGCTCTTTGTGGCGAAATACTTTCTGGAAAATTCAGATGAAAACCATCCAGTCACCGCCGGGGACATTGTGGATTATCTGCGGGAAGAGTGCGGGATTGATGTAGAGCGCCGCGCCATCTATCGGGATATAGCCGCCCTGCGGGATGTGTATGGGATGGACATAGCCGGGGGACAGGGCGGCAAATACCGGCTATTGTCCCGCCAGTTTGAATTTGACGATTTGCGGCTGCTGGCCGAGTGCGTACATGCGGCCAAGTTTATATCCGCGTCCAAGGCCAAGGAGCTTGTGCAGACCATCAGCGAGTTTTGCAGTATCTACCAGGCGGAAGAGCTGCAAAAAGAAGTGTTCCTCTGTGACCGTGTGAAAACGACCCGTAACAACATTTTGCTGACTGTCGGCGTTATCTATGCGGCTATGGCTACCAAGCAGGACGGAAAGCCCCACACTCCGCAAAAAATCACCTTCAAATATCTGAAATATACACTTCAAAATAAGGGTGAACAGGTGGAGCGCCGCAAGGGGGCCACCTATAAGGTCAGCCCCTATAAGCTGCTGATAAATGAGGGTAACTATTATCTGCTGGCCTTTGACGATAAAGCCCAGGACATGCGGACATACCGCATTGACCGCATGAAGGAAGTAAATGCCGTTGATGAACCGAGAGAGGGCGCAAAGGTGTTTGCCGAGCTGGATATGGAGAGCTATACTCGCCGCGTGTTCTCCATGTTTGGCGGGACGCAAAAGCGTGTCAGTATCCGCTTCATCAATTCGCTGCTTGATACGGCGATTGAACGCTTTGGAACAAGCCCCGATGTATTTTACAGGCAGGATGATGAAAAGCATTTTGTTGTGACCGCCAATGTGGAAGTCAGCGACCAGTTTTTCGCGTGGGTTTGCGGTTTCCGTAAAAGAGCGGCGATTATAAATCCTCCCGATGTGGTGGAGAGTATGAAAAAGTTTCTGGAAGATATTGAAACAAGATACCAAGTTGAAGAGAGTTGA
- a CDS encoding tyrosine-type recombinase/integrase has product MEATMNKKTKALTTEQYKEIIQTMREGFSGCRSNERIATALVLEGNLGLRISDILKLRPCDIVRDGDRYRLEITEQKTGKRRVFTVPLVIQQYIENYCLRNGIDRNALIFPITERAIQKQLHIVCDYLGFEGISTHSFRKWYATEIYKANGYDIALVQRLLQHSSAAVTQRYIGIEPQRIETAIQNHAQLI; this is encoded by the coding sequence ATGGAGGCCACCATGAACAAGAAAACAAAGGCGCTCACCACCGAGCAATATAAAGAGATAATCCAGACCATGCGCGAGGGGTTCAGCGGTTGCCGCTCCAATGAGCGCATAGCCACCGCCCTTGTGCTGGAAGGGAATTTGGGCTTGCGTATCAGCGATATATTGAAGCTGCGGCCTTGTGATATTGTACGGGATGGTGACAGATACCGCCTGGAAATCACCGAGCAAAAAACAGGCAAGCGCCGCGTGTTCACGGTTCCGCTTGTTATCCAGCAATATATCGAAAATTATTGCTTGCGCAACGGCATAGACAGAAATGCGCTGATTTTTCCCATCACCGAGCGAGCCATACAGAAGCAGCTTCATATCGTGTGCGACTATTTAGGATTTGAGGGTATCAGCACACACAGCTTCCGCAAGTGGTACGCCACCGAGATTTATAAGGCAAACGGCTATGATATTGCCCTGGTGCAGAGGCTACTACAACACAGCTCCGCCGCCGTGACACAGCGCTATATCGGCATTGAGCCACAGCGGATAGAAACGGCAATACAGAACCACGCACAGCTTATTTGA
- a CDS encoding SprT-like domain-containing protein — translation MKELTSYNRVAGYLNKVFDLLNAEFFENALSRPTITIQSTPRAYGHFSLREDTWVSKLGGTHEINIGAGTLARPIEEVAATLLHEMVHYYNYENGVQDCSRGNTYHNRRFKAAAEAHGLIVEHSDKYGWSHTSPSDELLDFILENGLTDILISRNEFAGFHITGTGTHSGTGTTPPPPRTSSTRKYICPCCGNSVRATKEVHIACLDCSAPMVLAG, via the coding sequence ATGAAAGAACTGACAAGCTATAACCGCGTGGCCGGGTACCTGAATAAGGTTTTTGATCTGCTGAACGCTGAATTTTTTGAAAATGCACTTTCAAGGCCGACGATCACCATTCAATCCACGCCCCGCGCCTACGGCCATTTTTCCCTGCGGGAAGATACCTGGGTGTCCAAGCTGGGCGGCACCCACGAAATCAACATAGGAGCCGGGACACTGGCCCGGCCCATCGAGGAAGTGGCCGCGACCCTGCTTCACGAAATGGTACATTACTACAACTACGAGAACGGCGTGCAGGATTGCAGCCGGGGGAACACCTACCACAATCGCCGCTTCAAGGCCGCCGCCGAAGCCCACGGCTTAATCGTGGAGCACAGCGACAAATACGGGTGGAGCCACACAAGCCCCTCTGACGAGCTGCTGGACTTCATATTGGAGAATGGTTTGACCGACATTCTCATAAGCCGCAACGAGTTTGCCGGGTTCCATATCACCGGGACAGGGACACACAGCGGAACAGGCACCACACCACCGCCGCCGCGCACGTCCAGCACACGGAAATATATCTGCCCCTGCTGCGGGAATTCCGTCCGAGCGACAAAGGAAGTCCACATAGCCTGTTTAGATTGCAGCGCACCGATGGTACTTGCGGGGTGA
- a CDS encoding helix-turn-helix domain-containing protein: protein MPIKYKVDVIAALKEAGYNTTRIRKEKIMGEAMLQKIRSGQMVSWATLETICGLLNCQPGDLLEYVREAPGDR, encoded by the coding sequence ATGCCAATCAAATACAAGGTTGATGTAATCGCCGCGCTGAAAGAAGCCGGGTACAATACTACCAGAATACGGAAAGAGAAAATCATGGGAGAGGCCATGCTGCAAAAAATCCGCAGCGGTCAAATGGTGTCGTGGGCCACCCTTGAAACCATTTGTGGGCTGCTCAACTGTCAGCCTGGCGATTTACTGGAATACGTCAGAGAGGCCCCGGGCGATAGGTAA
- a CDS encoding type IV toxin-antitoxin system AbiEi family antitoxin domain-containing protein, which translates to MYYQFDRYGRYLTLTQEDCKAITEWINEYFVGGSAPFPLSGAIPAADYKFVIDYYTDVEFVDNRDLKAPGEMAKYNQETNAARNKEKGKRRVQERFSAACGAVKVGDTLTTKQLVEMGYTDDKARKRLIDSGVLKRIKRGYYLVLSV; encoded by the coding sequence ATGTATTATCAGTTTGACCGTTACGGTAGATACCTCACCCTTACACAAGAGGATTGCAAAGCAATAACAGAGTGGATAAATGAATATTTTGTGGGCGGTTCCGCTCCATTCCCTCTGTCCGGGGCAATACCCGCCGCCGATTACAAATTTGTGATTGATTACTATACCGATGTTGAATTTGTGGACAACCGGGACTTGAAGGCCCCCGGCGAGATGGCAAAATACAACCAGGAAACCAACGCCGCCAGGAACAAGGAGAAGGGCAAGAGAAGAGTGCAGGAGCGTTTCTCCGCCGCATGTGGGGCAGTAAAGGTAGGCGATACCTTGACAACGAAACAGCTCGTAGAAATGGGGTACACCGATGATAAAGCGAGAAAGAGGCTGATTGATAGCGGTGTCCTAAAAAGGATAAAACGAGGTTACTATTTGGTGCTTTCAGTGTAA
- a CDS encoding 23S rRNA (adenine(2503)-C(2))-methyltransferase RlmN, protein MKRLPKYTPAEVRNDPYGFTYKEMSEVIGENEAKALYEELYKQLPRKKNLSMLVKNICKSSDTEKYVYELKDNKYIETVFIKRRDGGTVCVSTQVGCPVGCIFCESGRNGFVRNLTSSEIVQQIILLRRKVNRIVFMGMGEPLFNYDNLIKAIHILRDRYGLNFPTDGITISTVGPVDQLKKLREEHLKIQLTISLHAATQSARNRIIPHMRIYAIEDVVKQALSYSERHNRKIVFAYLLLPGINDRPSDVRQLAKWFRGKKVMINVLQYNPTSNSRIKAPQKREIVAFKHQLEQAGLEVTMRVSHGREINAACGQLANTYNKFKKK, encoded by the coding sequence ATGAAACGTTTACCTAAATATACGCCTGCGGAAGTACGGAATGATCCATACGGATTTACTTACAAAGAAATGTCGGAAGTTATTGGCGAGAATGAAGCAAAAGCCTTATATGAAGAATTATATAAGCAATTACCACGCAAAAAAAATCTATCAATGTTGGTAAAAAATATTTGCAAAAGCAGTGATACTGAAAAGTATGTTTACGAACTGAAAGACAACAAATACATTGAAACGGTTTTTATCAAGCGGCGAGATGGTGGAACTGTTTGCGTGAGCACACAAGTCGGTTGTCCTGTTGGTTGTATTTTTTGTGAGTCCGGGCGAAATGGCTTTGTTCGTAATCTAACATCGTCAGAAATCGTACAACAGATTATATTGTTGCGTCGAAAAGTAAACCGTATCGTTTTTATGGGTATGGGAGAGCCTTTATTCAATTATGACAACTTGATAAAAGCAATCCATATTCTCCGAGATAGATATGGGCTCAACTTTCCAACCGACGGCATTACCATATCAACAGTTGGTCCGGTCGATCAATTAAAAAAATTGCGCGAGGAACATCTTAAAATTCAGTTGACAATATCTTTACACGCAGCAACACAATCTGCAAGAAATCGTATTATTCCTCACATGCGCATATATGCTATTGAAGATGTTGTTAAGCAAGCCTTATCCTATTCTGAAAGGCATAATCGCAAAATTGTCTTTGCGTATTTGCTTTTACCGGGTATAAATGACCGGCCCTCAGATGTAAGACAACTTGCAAAATGGTTTCGGGGCAAAAAAGTTATGATTAACGTGTTACAATACAACCCAACAAGCAATTCAAGAATTAAAGCACCACAGAAACGGGAAATAGTTGCATTCAAACATCAATTAGAGCAAGCAGGACTTGAAGTTACTATGAGAGTTTCTCATGGCAGAGAGATTAACGCGGCTTGTGGACAGTTAGCTAACACATATAATAAATTCAAAAAAAAATGA